The Bradyrhizobium barranii subsp. barranii genome segment TATCGGGCTGCTCGGAGAAGCTTGCGGTCAGCTGCGCCACATCCGTGGTGGTGAATGTCGGCGCATCGTCGTCCGCATGGATCGTGATCAGCGTGTGGCCACCCTCATCACTGCCCGCGAAGTGCGCGTCGCGATAGTCTCCGACCAGGGTCAGGCTGATGCTCTTGCCATCGTCGCCGGTGACCGTCAGCACGCCGCCGCTCGCGGGGTGGTCGGCATCCGGGACATAAACCGCGCTGGTGTCAGGCCCCCACTTGATCATCGTCAGGTCGATCTTGTCGTTCGCGGACAGCTCCGCGATCGAGCCGCCGAAATCCTTCGTATCGATCTCCAGCTCGGCGCCGTCACCGGCAAGCGTGATCGTTTGCGATACCGCACCCTTGACCTCGAGCGTCGCCCCGGCATCGACGACGACCGCGCCCGTGGCCGAGCCCGACAGCGAGCCAAACAGCGTCAGCGTCCCGGTGTGAACCTCGATCGAGCCGGTGCTGGTGTTGGCGATGTCGCCCGTGATCGACGCAGTGCCCCAGCTGTCGATGTCGCCATAATTTTCGATGGTCAGATCTGCCCCGGAAATCGAGGCCCCGTGCAGATCGATGTCGCCGTGGTTGACGATCGACGACGCATCGCCGAACACGCCGCTGCCGGCGACCGTCCAGGTGCCGCCTGCGTTGTTATTGAACGTGGCGGTGGCGACCGAGATGTTGCCGTTGATGTGGCCGGTGTTATTAATCGTGATCTCGCCGTCAGTCTCGACGATCGCATAGGTCGATGAGGTCACGCTGCCGGCATCGGCTGGCCCGATGGTGCCCGAATTGTCGATTGTCGCCGTGCCGGTGGCATTCTCCTGGATCGAGATCGCAGCAAAACCATCGGCGCCGACCACGGAGCCGGTATTGGTGATGTGCGTCGAGCCGGCCGCGCCCGCATCGTCCTGGTCTACATTGATGCCGAACGAGGTCTTGCCGGTGATGTGCCCGTTGTTGGTGACGGTGACTGCGCCGTTGCCATGGGAGACGATGTCGAGACCGACCGCGCCGGAAACGCCGCCGCCGATGGTCGCCGTGATATCGCCCGCACCGCTCGCACCGTCGTGCAGCACGATGCCGTTGCCGTTCTGGCCAGTGACGCCGCCTGATGTCGTCAGCGAGATGTCGCCGATGCCGTTCTGGGTGACGACAATGCCGTTGGTCGCGCCGGTCAGCGCACCGCTCGGGGTCAGCACGATGTTGCCGCGATTATCGATCGTCCCGCCCGAAGCGGTGAAGTCGAGCGCGTCGCCCTTGCCCGACTTGATGTCGGCACCGCCGGTGACCGTGAAGGTGCCGCCGGTCGTCGCCTGACCGGCGATAGTGCCGGTAAAGGCATGGCTCGTCTTGTCGATCTCGAGCGTATTGGTGCCGCCGGCGAAGGTGACGGTCTGCGCGTCCGCACCACCGAGCTCCAGCGTCGTGTCATCGTCGATGATCAGCGTGCCGGCGCCGGTGATGCCGCCGGACAGGTTGAGCGTGCCGCTCTGGACTTCGATGGTGCCGGTGTTGGTGACGCCGCCCGTGATCGTGTTGAGGCCGGCGACGCTGTAGAGATTGCCGGCATTGCTCAGGTTGCCGCCGTTGATCGAGACGTCGGTCAGATAGAGCTTTGACGCGGCGTCGACCGAGATCATGCCGCCGGCGTTGGCGATCGTGGCGGTCGTGAGCTTCAGCGTGCCGCCGGTCACTGCCTCGATCAGACCGTGATTGGTGATGGCGTGAAGGATGCCGGGATCGATCGTCAGCGCGCCGCTGGTGACCGAGATCGTGCCGGTGTTGCCGACGTCGGCGTTGTCGATGGCGCTCGCGCCGGTCGATTCCAGCGTGCCGGCGATGGTGAGCGTGCCACCGGCCAGGCTCGCACCGTTCAACGTCAGCGTCTTGCTCGCATCGACATTGACAGTGCCGTGATTGACGATCGCGGTGCCCAAAACGGTCGCGTTGTCCAGCGTCAGCGTGACGCCGCTCTCGACCGTCACCGCACTGACGCTGAGCGTGGCGGCGCTGTCGATCTTGCTGGCACCGGTGACGTCGATCGTGCCGGCGCCCTTGATGGCGCCGCCGCTGATCGTGGCATCGTCCAGCGTCAGGACCGCATTGCTGTCGACGATGACATTGCCGGCTGAATTGTCGACGGTCGAGCCCTGCTCGATCGCGAGCGCGCCGTTGGCGAGCACTTCGATGATACCGGCATTGGTGACGGTCTCATCGCTGAGCGCATTGCGCGCACCGCTCACCTTGAGGACGGTATTGTTTTTCACAATGCCGCCGCTCAGGACGGCATCGCCGGTCAGATCAATCTCACCGTTGTTGGTAATCGTGCCGGCGCCGCGAATGCCGGCGTTGAGGACGGGGCCCCCCTCGTCATCACCGCCACCAGTGTCGATCACCGCACCAGCTCCGCCGATGGTCGCATTGCTGACGATCAGCTTGCCGCTGGCGTCGACCGTGATCTGGCCGGCATTGGTAACGCTGGAGCCCTGATGGATCGTCAGCCAGCCGTTGGCCAGCACCTCGATCACACCGGTCGCGGTGTTGGACACGGTCTCGTGGGCGAACTCGACCGTGCCCTTGACGTTGACTGTGCCGGAATTGTTCAGCGTGCCGCTCTCGATCAGGCTGGTGCCGTCGAGCTCCAGCGTGCCCAAAATGCTGACGGTGCCGCCATCGACCGTCGCGGTGTCGACGATCAGCGTCGAGCCGGCATCGGCCCTCAGCAAGCCGCCGGCATTGTGGATCGTGGCGAGCGTCTTCAGCGTGCCGCCGGACAGCTCGATCGTGCCGGAATTGGTGATCTTGGTGCCGCTGGCGAAATCGCCGCCGCCCGCGAGCGTCAGATAGCCGGCGTTGGTGAGCACGCTCGTGCCCAGAATCTCGGCCTTGCCGCCGACCGACATCGTTCCGGTCGCGGCGGTCGTGAGGATCGAATCGGCGCCCATGTTGAGCGCGCCTGATATCGTCAGCGAGCTCTGGACGATCACCTTCGGCGGCGGGCCACCGAAATCGTTCATCGTCAGCGACTTGGCGTAGGCCGCGGTGTCGATCGTCACCGGATAGGACGGCGTCAGGCCGTGCAGCTGATCGGTGATGACGATGACGTCGTCATTGATGGTCGGGACCGTGCCGGTTGCCCAGTTCGCCGCGTCCTTCCAGAAGCCGCCGGGGGGAGCGCCGGCCTTGTCGGTCGCGATCCACACCACCGCGGGCGCGTCGGTGCCGGTGATGGTGACGGTGATGGTCTGCTGCGAGGTGGCGCCGTGCGAATCCGTCAGCGTCACGGTGTAGACCAGCGTCAGCACCTCACCCTTCGGTATGAAGTCGGCGAGATAGACCGGCAGATCGGCCAGCGACCAGTTGATGGTGCCGGTGCCGTCCCCGGTGCTGTCGGCGCCCGCCGCGATCGCGACCGACATCGCGCTCTGGAACGCCGCGAGCGGGCCCGGCGGAACGGTGCCGTCAGGCAGGGTCGCGCTGGTCAGCGCCACCGACACCGTATGCTTATCGGTGAGATCGACGTGGTCGAAGTTCAGCGTGCCCGTCGTCGGCACATCGCTGGTGAGCGGGCCACCCGGCACGCTGGTGCCGCCTTCGAAGGTGATGACCGGAACGCTGGTGGTGATCACCGGCTTGTCGTTGGTGCCGGTGATCGTGATCGTGATCGGGATGACGGTGGTCTCGGGGCTGACCGAGAAATTGTTGTCGACGCGGACCATATAGGTCAGCGTCAGCGTTTCGCCGGCCGCGAGGAAGTCGAAGACGTGGTCGGGGATCGTGTAGGTCCAGACCGCCGAGCCGTTGTTGTTGTTGGCGCCGTCGGCGACGACGCTGATCTGGATCTGCGTCGCCGCGATGTCCTGCTTCTGAAGTGCAGAGAGCGTGCCGGTGACGTCCTGGCCGGCGCTCTTGTAGACGTAGTTCGGCGCATCGGCGAGACTCACGCTCACCGTCGGCCTGTCGCCCAGGTTCTGGTCGACGAAGGTGATGCGGCCGGAGATCGTGTCGGAATGCGTGG includes the following:
- a CDS encoding FecR domain-containing protein; its protein translation is MNYAGKFDATIPLDGEGSRSAADVHVDSFAAKTFIAKPFVAKAHGHVPDGTFVVPDANLIFNGEFKRAGLDLVLSHEGHEFVVHDYFKGDKRAAIASPDGAHLTGDVVNALTGHVQVAQAAPGIAAAQVIGHVTKLSGSATAVRNGVSVTLNNGDNVEKGDVVSTGADSTLGITFIDGTVFGLSSNARMVLNEMVYDPNGSSNSSLLSLVAGTITFVAGETAKHGDMKIDTPVATMGIRGTAVLTQINFVVPAGGGDPQPQASFQVLVEPNGTTGSYILFDKVTLLPIATVNQAGQMIQISGGNVSITNGLLSPDVQKLITDVFTLKFTDNNTNTKLTTNFTDTITQTSDGLVIKTPAGYIATALFTNLGQQGPQGPSDHTTPFNRYPGKPLSQSLDLNGNVKTAFALTERAGTTGDTTHSDTISGRITFVDQNLGDRPTVSVSLADAPNYVYKSAGQDVTGTLSALQKQDIAATQIQISVVADGANNNNGSAVWTYTIPDHVFDFLAAGETLTLTYMVRVDNNFSVSPETTVIPITITITGTNDKPVITTSVPVITFEGGTSVPGGPLTSDVPTTGTLNFDHVDLTDKHTVSVALTSATLPDGTVPPGPLAAFQSAMSVAIAAGADSTGDGTGTINWSLADLPVYLADFIPKGEVLTLVYTVTLTDSHGATSQQTITVTITGTDAPAVVWIATDKAGAPPGGFWKDAANWATGTVPTINDDVIVITDQLHGLTPSYPVTIDTAAYAKSLTMNDFGGPPPKVIVQSSLTISGALNMGADSILTTAATGTMSVGGKAEILGTSVLTNAGYLTLAGGGDFASGTKITNSGTIELSGGTLKTLATIHNAGGLLRADAGSTLIVDTATVDGGTVSILGTLELDGTSLIESGTLNNSGTVNVKGTVEFAHETVSNTATGVIEVLANGWLTIHQGSSVTNAGQITVDASGKLIVSNATIGGAGAVIDTGGGDDEGGPVLNAGIRGAGTITNNGEIDLTGDAVLSGGIVKNNTVLKVSGARNALSDETVTNAGIIEVLANGALAIEQGSTVDNSAGNVIVDSNAVLTLDDATISGGAIKGAGTIDVTGASKIDSAATLSVSAVTVESGVTLTLDNATVLGTAIVNHGTVNVDASKTLTLNGASLAGGTLTIAGTLESTGASAIDNADVGNTGTISVTSGALTIDPGILHAITNHGLIEAVTGGTLKLTTATIANAGGMISVDAASKLYLTDVSINGGNLSNAGNLYSVAGLNTITGGVTNTGTIEVQSGTLNLSGGITGAGTLIIDDDTTLELGGADAQTVTFAGGTNTLEIDKTSHAFTGTIAGQATTGGTFTVTGGADIKSGKGDALDFTASGGTIDNRGNIVLTPSGALTGATNGIVVTQNGIGDISLTTSGGVTGQNGNGIVLHDGASGAGDITATIGGGVSGAVGLDIVSHGNGAVTVTNNGHITGKTSFGINVDQDDAGAAGSTHITNTGSVVGADGFAAISIQENATGTATIDNSGTIGPADAGSVTSSTYAIVETDGEITINNTGHINGNISVATATFNNNAGGTWTVAGSGVFGDASSIVNHGDIDLHGASISGADLTIENYGDIDSWGTASITGDIANTSTGSIEVHTGTLTLFGSLSGSATGAVVVDAGATLEVKGAVSQTITLAGDGAELEIDTKDFGGSIAELSANDKIDLTMIKWGPDTSAVYVPDADHPASGGVLTVTGDDGKSISLTLVGDYRDAHFAGSDEGGHTLITIHADDDAPTFTTTDVAQLTASFSEQPDTTASSTIDPSPAATGSIDFKDIDLTDRPTVTKVDQDVTWLDGATDLTASLTPDETAALKNALTYQLTGKNNGTVTWHYSIADNALDFLGQDQTAKVVSTITLDDGRGETTTTDVTITITGKNDAPTLDSATLAAVAGNDSDPAGSKIRDLFTNKFHDADTGATFKAIAVTSDAATADQGVWQYKVGGCWVDVDSVGDANALVLSSATLIRFVPADGFSGEPGALGVHALDDTYTGAITTAGSTATIDLTATGTGGTASISHDITTIGTSVTPAIGPVINTESFHVEHIRENSNDIITDLVVTDTDSGAATDIFTVTVSTSHPDTSSVSAYPTTGSLEQINTGLAEGAGITYDPTGASTEQYPQPPATDKITVTVADSTGHSDIVNFIFVEGANSQGIRLEGTDGKDVIFATESSDTLIGGGAKDQFVFAPTSSQSTVQHSVDDFEIGLDKIDLRQFGSISSLDDVNIAPQSGGAQITLDNHETILLKNVIAANLKASDFIFHIT